Proteins from a genomic interval of Papaver somniferum cultivar HN1 chromosome 4, ASM357369v1, whole genome shotgun sequence:
- the LOC113273897 gene encoding NAC domain-containing protein 59-like → MENLPPGFRFHPSDEELITYYLTRKVSDFRFVSTVIADVDLNKCEPWDLPAKAVMGEKEWYFFSLRDRKYPTGLRTNRATDSGYWKTTGKDKEIYHSGVLVGLKKTLVFYMGRAPKGEKSNWVMHEYRLETKFTFKPTKDEWVVCRVFKKCSTGKRPLQTSSPMHHSPDSPCLDNTDTFVNEFGDMEYSQLNNCLTSSAVSFNATSLISNNNNFDNNNADTNMNWVSARPLEQNTNPLPSPLLNWPSSLLTMNPANYSMNSMILSALQLGAAATYQAREAMPTSTANINNLLAQQGGDIHPFVGSNYSPNIPSSSASSTKLVMDSQQQSFNIDSIW, encoded by the exons ATGGAGAATCTTCCTCCTGGTTTTAGGTTCCATCCATCTGATGAAGAGCTCATTACTTATTATCTGACTCGAAAAGTGTCCGATTTTCGTTTCGTTTCGACTGTTATTGCTGATGTTGATCTAAATAAATGCGAACCTTGGGACCTGCCAG CCAAAGCTGTCATGGGAGAGAAAGAGTGGTACTTCTTTAGCTTGAGAGACCGGAAGTATCCGACAGGTCTTCGAACAAATCGAGCTACAGATTCAGGATACTGGAAAACAACAGGGAAAGACAAGGAGATATACCATTCTGGTGTGCTAGTTGGATTGAAGAAAACTCTAGTCTTCTACATGGGTCGAGCACCTAAAGGAGAGAAAAGCAACTGGGTCATGCATGAATATAGACTTGAAACCAAATTTACTTTCAAGCCTACCAAG GATGAATGGGTAGTTTGCAGGGTTTTCAAGAAGTGTTCCACAGGAAAAAGACCACTACAAACGTCATCACCAATGCACCATTCACCTGACTCACCTTGTCTTGATAATACCGATACGTTTGTAAATGAATTCGGAGATATGGAGTATTCACAGCTGAATAATTGTCTGACTAGTTCCGCGGTCAGTTTTAACGCTACTTCCCTGATATCTAATAACAACAACTTTGATAACAACAATGCTGATACGAACATGAATTGGGTCTCAGCACGGCCGCTGGAACAGAACACAAACCCTCTTCCGTCACCGTTGCTGAATTGGCCTTCAAGTCTCCTGACAATGAACCCTGCTAACTACTCTATGAACTCAATGATTTTGAGTGCACTGCAACTGGGAGCTGCCGCTACTTATCAAGCACGAGAAGCTATGCCGACATCCACCGCTAATATAAACAATTTGTTAGCGCAACAAGGCGGGGATATTCATCCCTTTGTTGGGTCTAATTACAGCCCAAATATCCCTTCATCTTCTGCCTCGTCTACAAAGTTAGTCATGGATTCTCAGCAACAGTCATTCAACATTGATTCTATCTGGTAA